A DNA window from Actinomycetota bacterium contains the following coding sequences:
- a CDS encoding transglycosylase domain-containing protein has translation MAPETPLVLVLVLAVGSVLVALLLLPLFAGADAGVNAFRERLDTAGIGKVKIPRFPERSVIYAADGSILAKVFLDENRRVVKLENVSPVARDAVLAIEDARFYEHGALDFTSLLRAAITNVASGEIEQGGSTLTQQLVKNVLIDAPAQTFARKFQEAALAIRLENKYTKNEILELYVNEVYFGNGAYGIGTASETYFRKPPGQLRLAEAALLAGLIRAPGLYDPIANERSAIARRNLVLDRMAEVGFISLHRAERAKDRPIRLAEDVGPPEHKVEPFFVHYIRELILDNESGEFDAFGERYAGRVRMLYQGGLRIYTTLDPQWQEYAQDAVDSSPHIDPRKGPDVSLVSVEAGTGRIKAMLSGKNYRRDQYDLAWQGARQTGSAFKPFTLVAAFEDGFPAGKVYSSASPNCSLPGWISESGCVSNAEGGGDAGYIDLWTATENSVNVVFAQLALDVTPERIAEAAHEMGITSRLDAVPSITLGVEEVSTLDMASSFGTLANDGQHCEPFAVARVEQPREEGGGYEILYRHRRACDQVVDTDIAHLVTAMLQRVISSGTGTAANIGRPAAGKTGTAQDYTNVYFAGYTPQVSTAVWVGFPSGQIAMDSYYGGSVYGGTVAAPIWRAFMVRAVQGYPAEGFEAAPPPERGRVPDVAGLRSVEAQQILVDANFTPIVRKVPSAAPVNTVLGQAPTGDTRAVLGTGVTIEVGDGKGHMVDVPRVVGLTEERALDEIENAGLIAGVEHASVDTAALDGVVVDQSPNGSAGLTVGPGTTVTIVVGQLVDRGGSGSGDGDGSGDGTGHGNGGNGKPGGKDGDGGPARLGRPGRLRT, from the coding sequence GTGGCGCCCGAGACGCCGCTCGTCCTGGTGCTCGTCCTGGCGGTCGGTTCGGTCCTCGTGGCCCTCCTCCTGCTTCCCCTGTTCGCCGGGGCGGACGCCGGCGTGAACGCGTTCCGAGAGCGGCTAGACACGGCGGGCATCGGCAAGGTCAAGATCCCGCGGTTCCCGGAGCGTTCGGTGATCTACGCCGCCGACGGCTCGATCCTCGCCAAGGTCTTCCTCGACGAGAACCGGCGGGTCGTGAAGCTCGAGAACGTCTCGCCGGTCGCGCGAGACGCGGTCCTGGCGATCGAGGACGCACGCTTTTACGAACATGGCGCGCTCGACTTCACCTCGCTCCTGCGCGCGGCGATCACGAACGTCGCGTCGGGCGAGATCGAACAGGGCGGCTCGACGCTGACGCAGCAGCTCGTGAAGAACGTACTGATCGATGCGCCGGCGCAGACGTTTGCGCGGAAGTTCCAGGAGGCGGCCCTCGCGATCCGTCTGGAGAACAAGTACACGAAGAACGAGATCTTGGAGCTGTACGTGAACGAGGTCTACTTCGGCAACGGCGCGTACGGCATCGGCACGGCGTCGGAGACGTATTTCCGCAAGCCGCCGGGTCAGCTGAGACTGGCCGAGGCAGCGCTGCTCGCCGGTTTGATCCGCGCGCCCGGGCTGTACGACCCGATCGCGAACGAACGCAGCGCGATCGCGCGACGCAACCTCGTTCTCGACCGCATGGCCGAGGTCGGCTTCATCTCGCTCCACCGCGCCGAACGCGCCAAGGATCGGCCGATCCGATTGGCGGAGGATGTGGGACCGCCGGAGCACAAGGTCGAGCCGTTCTTCGTCCACTACATCCGCGAGCTGATCCTCGACAACGAAAGCGGTGAGTTCGACGCGTTCGGTGAGCGCTATGCCGGCCGCGTGCGCATGCTCTACCAGGGCGGCCTGCGGATCTATACGACGCTCGATCCGCAGTGGCAGGAATACGCGCAGGACGCCGTCGATTCGAGCCCGCACATCGACCCGCGCAAGGGTCCGGACGTTTCGCTCGTCTCGGTCGAAGCCGGCACCGGACGGATCAAGGCCATGCTCTCCGGCAAGAACTACCGGCGCGACCAATACGACCTCGCGTGGCAGGGCGCTCGGCAGACGGGTTCCGCGTTCAAGCCATTCACGCTCGTCGCCGCGTTCGAGGACGGGTTCCCGGCGGGGAAGGTGTACTCGTCGGCGTCGCCGAACTGCTCGCTGCCGGGGTGGATCAGCGAGTCGGGCTGCGTGAGCAACGCCGAGGGCGGGGGTGACGCTGGGTACATCGACCTGTGGACGGCCACCGAGAACTCGGTGAACGTCGTGTTCGCGCAGCTCGCGCTCGATGTCACCCCCGAGCGCATCGCCGAAGCCGCCCACGAGATGGGCATCACCTCCCGGCTCGACGCGGTACCGTCGATCACGCTCGGCGTCGAGGAGGTCTCGACGCTCGACATGGCGTCGTCCTTCGGGACGCTGGCGAACGACGGCCAGCACTGCGAGCCGTTCGCCGTCGCGCGTGTCGAACAGCCGCGGGAGGAAGGCGGCGGGTACGAGATTCTTTACCGACACCGGCGCGCCTGCGATCAGGTCGTCGACACCGACATTGCTCATCTCGTCACCGCAATGCTCCAACGAGTGATCTCGTCGGGGACAGGTACGGCCGCGAACATCGGCCGGCCGGCTGCCGGCAAGACCGGCACCGCTCAGGACTACACGAACGTCTACTTCGCCGGCTACACGCCGCAGGTCTCCACCGCTGTGTGGGTCGGTTTCCCATCCGGACAGATAGCTATGGACTCGTACTACGGCGGTTCGGTATACGGCGGCACCGTGGCCGCGCCGATCTGGCGAGCGTTCATGGTGCGCGCCGTGCAGGGATATCCGGCCGAGGGCTTCGAAGCGGCCCCGCCGCCCGAACGCGGACGTGTTCCCGACGTCGCCGGCCTCCGCTCCGTCGAGGCACAACAGATCCTGGTCGACGCGAACTTCACGCCGATCGTCAGGAAGGTCCCGTCTGCGGCGCCGGTCAATACGGTTCTCGGACAGGCGCCCACTGGTGACACGCGCGCGGTGCTCGGCACAGGTGTGACGATCGAGGTCGGCGACGGCAAGGGCCACATGGTCGACGTGCCGCGCGTCGTCGGACTTACCGAAGAGCGGGCGCTGGACGAGATCGAGAACGCGGGCCTCATCGCAGGGGTGGAGCATGCGTCGGTCGACACGGCGGCACTCGACGGGGTCGTCGTCGATCAGTCGCCGAACGGCAGCGCTGGCTTGACGGTCGGCCCGGGTACGACGGTCACGATCGTCGTTGGCCAGCTCGTGGATCGCGGTGGCAGCGGGAGCGGCGACGGCGACGGGAGCGGGGATGGCACCGGTCACGGCAACGGGGGGAACGGAAAACCGGGCGGGAAGGATGGCGACGGCGGCCCGGCGAGACTCGGCCGACCCGGGCGACTTCGGACCTAG
- a CDS encoding GatB/YqeY domain-containing protein — MTSQGQGEPVPPRAPLETAVREQMTAAMKAGDKIRLGTLRLLVAAITNREKELRRSLTDDEIREVAGKEVKKRSESIEAFDAAGRVELAERERAEREVLRDYAPEQLDDAAIDALVDEAIATTGATSIKQMGKVMGQVMAKAKGKVDGTEVQRRVRERLGA, encoded by the coding sequence ATGACCTCACAGGGGCAGGGCGAACCGGTACCTCCTCGTGCGCCGCTCGAGACGGCCGTTCGTGAGCAGATGACGGCGGCGATGAAGGCGGGTGACAAGATTCGGCTGGGAACGCTCCGACTCCTGGTCGCCGCGATCACGAACCGTGAGAAGGAGCTCCGCCGGTCTCTGACCGACGATGAGATCCGCGAGGTCGCCGGCAAAGAGGTCAAGAAGCGGAGCGAATCGATCGAGGCGTTCGATGCTGCTGGACGAGTGGAGCTCGCCGAGCGCGAACGCGCCGAACGGGAGGTTCTCCGCGACTACGCGCCCGAACAGCTCGACGACGCGGCGATCGACGCGCTCGTCGATGAGGCGATCGCGACGACCGGCGCGACCTCGATCAAGCAGATGGGCAAGGTCATGGGCCAGGTCATGGCCAAGGCCAAAGGGAAGGTCGACGGCACCGAGGTGCAACGCAGGGTGCGCGAGCGGCTCGGCGCCTAG
- a CDS encoding metallophosphoesterase, which yields MLAWVASSIAAAGLACVAYGVAIERHAYRLVRREIAILPADGPATLSVLHLSDLHFPAKDERKTRFLASLPKADVTVVTGDFLAGSDGIEAAVAALRANRGRIASWFVLGSNDYFEPRFVNPLRYLVAGRADRPRRARRGRPRDLVSRLEADGWRDLTNVHDDVDLDGLRVELLGLDDAHIRRHDLRLAPRRSPKEFGIAVMHSPDSAPEAVACDYRFVVAGHTHGGQVRLPIAGALVTNSDLPRTLVSGLIRMGDAFVHVSPGLGTGKYAPFRFLCPPEATLLELRRVQR from the coding sequence GTGCTCGCGTGGGTCGCGTCATCGATCGCCGCCGCGGGCTTGGCGTGCGTCGCATACGGCGTCGCGATCGAACGGCACGCGTACCGGCTCGTTCGACGCGAGATCGCCATCCTACCGGCCGACGGTCCGGCGACCCTATCGGTGCTTCACCTGTCTGACCTGCATTTCCCGGCCAAGGACGAGCGCAAGACGCGGTTCCTCGCGTCGCTGCCGAAGGCCGACGTCACCGTCGTCACCGGCGACTTCCTGGCCGGTTCCGACGGTATCGAGGCCGCTGTTGCTGCGCTCCGCGCGAACCGCGGCCGGATCGCGTCGTGGTTCGTGCTGGGTTCGAACGACTACTTCGAGCCGCGATTCGTGAATCCGTTGCGGTACCTCGTTGCCGGCAGGGCGGATCGGCCGCGGCGCGCGCGCCGGGGCCGCCCCCGCGACCTCGTCTCGCGTCTTGAAGCCGACGGCTGGCGAGACCTGACGAATGTCCACGACGACGTGGATCTGGACGGCCTCCGCGTCGAGCTCCTCGGTCTGGACGACGCACACATCCGGCGCCACGATCTTCGCCTCGCGCCGCGCCGGTCGCCAAAGGAGTTCGGCATCGCCGTGATGCACTCGCCCGACTCGGCGCCCGAGGCCGTCGCGTGCGATTACCGGTTCGTCGTCGCCGGTCACACGCACGGCGGGCAGGTTCGACTCCCGATCGCGGGGGCGCTCGTGACGAACTCGGATCTGCCTCGCACGCTCGTCTCCGGACTGATCAGGATGGGCGACGCGTTCGTCCACGTCTCGCCGGGGCTTGGCACCGGCAAGTACGCGCCGTTCCGGTTCCTCTGTCCCCCCGAGGCAACGCTGCTGGAGCTGCGGCGGGTTCAGCGCTGA
- a CDS encoding lysyl oxidase family protein encodes MSPTPRATRRIALLLTVIASLALSLVQPATAADPPTVRLFAATTQVRAERGKNDVIFVDPGIWVASVGGAFELRASRPDYDTPPSLVQTDASTGSILRTLPSGMLDGWGGLRDFVHLRVREPDGTVVLSEDLPFCPNTYYRARLSDEGPLNSVYPYICGGSPFTRGTVWGIDAQWAVSAFSDFGIEFRAPRRHYRMRVQIDPAWMAALGIAPENGRADVRITVVPRRSLRSSRTAPATTSAQPGPRVPNVTTPDPQSLPDLMALPAWSISIDSRRGRDILGFNATEWNAGPGTLVVEGFRGVDEDRMDAFQYFLVGGEPMGRAPVGQLEFHATHQHWHFDEFTRYTLLDGTRTQVQVSGKQSWCLANTDAIDLSVHNANWGALGGDLFTMCGGSGALWIREILDVGWGDTYAQFSLDQAFDVTNLPNGRYYIRTTVNPTGMLLEGTTTNNVEDRLIKLRGKPGAREAIVPPWHGIDTESYCYYCDKYL; translated from the coding sequence GTGTCACCCACGCCTCGCGCGACCCGACGGATCGCGCTGCTCCTGACCGTCATCGCTTCGTTGGCACTGTCGCTCGTCCAGCCGGCGACCGCGGCGGACCCGCCCACCGTTCGGCTCTTCGCCGCTACGACGCAGGTCAGGGCGGAGCGCGGCAAGAACGATGTCATCTTCGTCGACCCGGGCATCTGGGTCGCGTCCGTGGGTGGGGCGTTCGAGCTTAGGGCATCACGTCCGGACTACGACACTCCGCCGTCGCTCGTGCAGACCGATGCCAGTACGGGCTCGATACTTCGCACGTTGCCGTCCGGGATGCTCGACGGATGGGGAGGCCTTCGCGATTTCGTCCATCTACGGGTGCGCGAACCGGACGGCACCGTCGTGCTATCCGAAGATCTTCCGTTCTGCCCCAACACGTATTACCGAGCGCGGTTGTCGGACGAAGGACCGCTGAACTCCGTCTATCCCTACATCTGCGGCGGTAGCCCATTCACACGGGGCACGGTCTGGGGGATCGACGCGCAGTGGGCCGTCTCCGCGTTCTCCGACTTCGGCATCGAGTTCCGGGCTCCCCGCCGTCACTACCGGATGCGGGTCCAGATCGACCCGGCGTGGATGGCCGCGCTCGGCATCGCGCCCGAGAACGGCAGGGCGGACGTCCGGATCACGGTCGTGCCGCGTAGATCGCTCCGGAGCTCGCGGACGGCTCCGGCAACGACGTCGGCGCAACCGGGTCCCCGCGTCCCGAACGTGACGACCCCCGATCCGCAGAGCCTGCCAGACCTCATGGCGCTACCGGCGTGGAGCATCTCGATCGACAGTCGCAGGGGACGCGACATCCTCGGGTTCAACGCGACGGAGTGGAACGCTGGGCCCGGAACGCTCGTCGTCGAGGGATTCCGCGGGGTTGATGAGGACCGCATGGACGCGTTCCAGTATTTCCTTGTCGGTGGGGAGCCAATGGGTCGCGCCCCGGTCGGACAGCTCGAGTTCCACGCCACTCATCAGCACTGGCATTTCGACGAGTTCACGCGATACACGCTGCTCGACGGGACGAGGACGCAGGTCCAGGTATCGGGCAAGCAGTCATGGTGTCTGGCGAACACCGACGCGATCGATCTGTCCGTCCACAACGCGAACTGGGGCGCGCTCGGCGGCGACCTGTTCACGATGTGCGGAGGGTCCGGGGCGCTCTGGATCCGCGAGATACTCGACGTGGGGTGGGGCGACACGTACGCGCAGTTCTCGCTCGACCAGGCCTTCGACGTCACGAACCTGCCGAACGGCAGGTACTACATCCGCACGACGGTGAACCCGACGGGGATGCTGCTCGAGGGGACGACGACGAACAACGTCGAAGACCGGCTGATCAAGCTGCGTGGCAAGCCCGGTGCTCGTGAGGCGATCGTGCCGCCGTGGCACGGGATCGATACCGAGAGCTACTGCTATTACTGCGACAAGTACCTGTAG
- a CDS encoding glycosyltransferase family 4 protein, which translates to MRIAQVCPPWLAVPPKGYGGIELVAALLADGLVEAGHEVTLFATGDSRTKARLEFAYEVALGTTKINDIVLDTTHSLFAMQNVRGRFDVLHVHTPFSALAAAIETGVPTVHTLHGSFTPEMSRLYSYVGDRAWFVAISQAQRTFQPRLRYAGVVHNGIDLDEYEVNEKKDDFLLFLGRATPEKGWRRAVDTALLLGTPLISAVKIAEPIEHREWEENIRPNLPPDFEVLGEISHQEKVDLLCRAKAVLFPIDWPEPFGLVMVEAMACGTPVIGTPRGSVPEVIEDGVTGWVVDVDDYPAQAAERLARLHEIDPYRCRDRVARLFSKESMVSGYEEAYSIARGEH; encoded by the coding sequence GTGAGGATCGCCCAGGTCTGCCCGCCGTGGCTCGCCGTCCCGCCCAAGGGTTACGGCGGTATCGAGTTGGTCGCGGCGTTGCTCGCGGATGGACTGGTCGAGGCGGGGCACGAGGTCACGCTGTTCGCGACCGGCGACTCCCGCACGAAGGCCAGGCTCGAGTTCGCGTACGAGGTCGCGCTCGGCACGACCAAGATCAACGACATCGTTCTCGACACGACGCACTCGCTGTTCGCCATGCAGAACGTGCGTGGGCGCTTCGACGTCCTGCACGTTCACACGCCGTTCTCGGCCCTCGCCGCGGCGATCGAGACCGGCGTGCCGACCGTTCATACGCTTCACGGCTCGTTCACGCCCGAGATGAGCCGCCTGTACTCCTACGTAGGGGATCGCGCCTGGTTCGTCGCGATCAGCCAGGCCCAGAGGACGTTCCAGCCCCGATTGCGGTACGCGGGGGTCGTGCACAACGGGATCGACCTCGACGAATACGAGGTCAACGAGAAGAAGGACGACTTCCTATTGTTCCTCGGACGTGCCACGCCCGAGAAGGGCTGGAGGAGGGCCGTCGATACGGCGCTCCTGTTGGGAACTCCCCTGATATCTGCGGTGAAGATCGCCGAGCCGATAGAGCATCGTGAGTGGGAGGAGAACATCCGGCCGAACCTCCCGCCCGACTTCGAGGTTCTCGGCGAGATCTCGCACCAGGAGAAGGTGGACCTGCTATGCCGTGCGAAGGCCGTCTTGTTCCCGATCGACTGGCCGGAGCCGTTCGGCCTGGTGATGGTCGAGGCGATGGCCTGCGGCACGCCCGTGATCGGGACCCCTCGAGGCTCTGTTCCGGAGGTGATCGAGGACGGCGTCACCGGCTGGGTCGTCGACGTCGACGACTATCCCGCCCAAGCGGCTGAGCGACTCGCCCGCCTCCACGAGATCGACCCCTACCGGTGTCGCGACCGCGTGGCTCGGCTGTTCTCGAAGGAATCGATGGTCTCCGGGTACGAGGAGGCGTACTCGATCGCTCGCGGCGAGCACTGA
- a CDS encoding NlpC/P60 family protein encodes MTRGRPRAAARLVIAVLITSSATLGSFTLSSAAPSQEEVARAKDRLDALERELTLRVEEYNQATIRLAEMQARLESVRHEAERANAEAERAIADLNETAVRAYTEAGTQFAVLLDAGSLNDFSDRLEFIETLTETDSDVATEADVAMQRARWTAEDLADAVADRRDTVQELAERQSQIRAGVAEARELYQELDRSYQSAQQAAQQQTSTTSQSVATSVSAPIPPPPAPNANVQAVLDAAYSVIGTPYQWGGSSPSTGFDCSGFTMWAWSHAGVSLPHSSAAQYSALPHVAQADLQPGDLLFFYSPISHVGIYVGGGSMIHSPHSGEAVEVVAVYWQYFAGAARPG; translated from the coding sequence ATGACCAGAGGCAGGCCTCGCGCCGCGGCACGGCTCGTGATCGCTGTGCTCATCACCTCTTCCGCCACGCTCGGCTCGTTCACCCTTTCCTCCGCGGCACCGTCGCAGGAGGAAGTGGCACGGGCGAAGGACCGTCTCGACGCGCTCGAACGCGAACTCACTCTGCGAGTCGAGGAGTACAACCAGGCGACGATCCGGCTGGCGGAAATGCAGGCGCGACTCGAATCCGTTCGGCACGAGGCCGAGCGCGCGAACGCCGAAGCCGAGCGGGCAATCGCGGACCTGAACGAAACGGCGGTCCGCGCGTATACGGAGGCCGGCACGCAGTTCGCAGTGCTCCTCGACGCCGGCTCGTTGAACGACTTCTCCGATCGTTTGGAGTTCATCGAGACGCTCACCGAAACCGATTCCGATGTCGCGACCGAGGCGGACGTCGCGATGCAACGCGCGCGATGGACGGCGGAGGACCTCGCCGACGCGGTCGCCGACCGCCGCGACACGGTGCAGGAACTCGCCGAGCGACAAAGCCAGATCCGCGCGGGCGTCGCCGAGGCGCGCGAGCTCTATCAGGAGCTCGACCGCAGCTACCAATCGGCGCAGCAGGCCGCACAACAGCAGACGTCGACTACTTCCCAAAGCGTTGCCACCAGTGTGAGCGCGCCGATCCCTCCGCCCCCCGCGCCGAACGCCAACGTGCAGGCCGTGCTCGACGCGGCGTACTCGGTGATCGGAACGCCTTATCAGTGGGGCGGCTCGAGCCCGTCCACCGGGTTCGACTGCTCCGGCTTCACGATGTGGGCGTGGTCGCACGCCGGCGTCTCGCTCCCCCATTCGTCGGCCGCGCAGTATTCCGCGCTGCCGCACGTAGCACAGGCGGATCTGCAGCCGGGCGATCTGCTCTTCTTCTACAGCCCCATCTCGCACGTGGGGATCTACGTCGGCGGCGGATCGATGATCCACTCCCCGCACTCGGGCGAGGCGGTCGAGGTCGTCGCCGTGTACTGGCAGTACTTCGCGGGCGCCGCCCGCCCCGGTTGA
- the rpe gene encoding ribulose-phosphate 3-epimerase, producing MTHDVLVAPSILAADYARLADEVAVVRPAVDWLHVDLMDGHFVPNLSIGPPVVASLRPHTDLFLDCHLMVSDPGMWLERLADAGANLCSVHVELGDPTTLLARTRELGMQAGIVVDGPTPFEAVEPYLDERIDLLLVMTIKAGFGGQQFIAEHLEKVRMANEIRERTGGSFRIEVDGGISPANATDAVRAGADVLVAGSAIFHASDPLEAARAIRTAAGSVRAGDPPASSTSAQT from the coding sequence GTGACGCACGACGTTCTCGTCGCCCCGTCGATCCTCGCCGCGGACTACGCTCGCCTCGCCGACGAGGTCGCCGTCGTTCGCCCGGCCGTCGACTGGCTACACGTCGACCTCATGGATGGGCACTTCGTTCCGAACCTGTCCATCGGCCCGCCGGTGGTCGCGTCGCTCCGACCGCACACGGACCTGTTCCTGGATTGCCACCTGATGGTCAGCGATCCGGGGATGTGGCTGGAACGACTCGCGGACGCCGGCGCGAACCTGTGCAGCGTGCACGTGGAGCTCGGCGATCCGACAACGCTTCTGGCCCGAACGCGCGAGCTCGGCATGCAGGCCGGCATCGTCGTCGACGGTCCCACGCCGTTCGAGGCCGTCGAGCCGTACCTCGACGAGCGCATCGACCTGCTCCTGGTCATGACGATCAAGGCGGGGTTCGGCGGACAGCAGTTCATCGCGGAGCACCTCGAGAAGGTCCGGATGGCCAACGAGATCCGCGAACGCACCGGCGGCTCGTTCCGCATCGAGGTGGACGGCGGGATCTCGCCCGCGAACGCCACCGACGCGGTTCGAGCCGGCGCGGACGTGCTCGTCGCGGGGAGCGCGATCTTCCACGCCTCCGATCCACTCGAGGCGGCGCGAGCGATCCGGACCGCCGCCGGTTCGGTCCGCGCAGGCGACCCCCCGGCTAGCTCGACCTCTGCTCAGACGTGA